A genomic region of Rhodothermales bacterium contains the following coding sequences:
- a CDS encoding VCBS repeat-containing protein, translating into MICRGLPALLLVLTACALEQPQFGDATVLEGRDLLSANAEVFDANGDGFNDIALAIGRHWPGPNLLLLGDGRGGFAAADTLPFPEDRTYSISAADMDGDGDVDLVVSNDRPDTNYVLINDGLGRYPTRVTFGDPAWHTRNSTVADLNDDGWPDIVVANRDNSPTGNNWTCMNWGDFEIDCSPIASGPATTVTVADVNQDGRPDLVVPYRDEGQSLVLFGATFTRRVGFGPADASFRAAAALDWNRDGRLDLVAIDDRKRTTTVFLQQEDSSFAAGVRVDSGDHMPYALESADIDGDGLLDLLVGYRQAPTRVFFNGDPVLELSLGDSLGTVYGFGVGDVNGDGRADVAVARSGASDVLFLAGGHR; encoded by the coding sequence GTGATTTGTCGGGGCCTGCCCGCGCTCTTGCTCGTGCTTACCGCCTGTGCGCTGGAGCAGCCGCAGTTTGGTGATGCCACCGTGCTGGAGGGGCGGGACCTGCTCAGCGCGAACGCGGAAGTCTTCGATGCCAACGGAGACGGCTTCAATGACATCGCCCTGGCCATCGGCCGTCACTGGCCCGGTCCGAATCTTCTACTTCTGGGCGATGGGCGAGGAGGCTTCGCAGCGGCAGATACGCTGCCCTTCCCGGAGGATCGCACGTATTCCATCTCGGCGGCCGACATGGACGGCGACGGCGATGTCGATCTGGTGGTCTCCAATGACCGGCCGGACACCAACTACGTGCTGATCAATGACGGGCTCGGTCGGTATCCGACCCGGGTCACCTTCGGAGACCCGGCCTGGCATACCCGCAACAGCACTGTAGCCGACCTGAATGATGACGGCTGGCCGGACATTGTGGTGGCGAACCGCGACAATTCGCCCACCGGCAACAACTGGACCTGCATGAATTGGGGCGATTTCGAGATCGATTGCAGCCCCATCGCGTCGGGACCGGCGACTACCGTCACCGTGGCGGACGTGAACCAGGACGGCCGCCCGGATCTGGTCGTGCCGTACCGGGACGAGGGGCAAAGCCTCGTGCTGTTCGGTGCCACGTTCACCCGCCGCGTCGGATTCGGGCCTGCGGATGCGTCATTCAGGGCGGCCGCAGCCCTGGACTGGAACCGCGACGGCCGTCTGGATCTCGTGGCCATCGACGACAGAAAGCGCACCACGACGGTTTTTCTCCAGCAGGAGGACAGTTCCTTTGCGGCCGGCGTCCGAGTGGACAGCGGAGACCACATGCCCTACGCGCTGGAGTCGGCGGACATTGATGGCGATGGGCTCCTGGACTTGCTGGTTGGCTACCGCCAGGCGCCCACTCGCGTTTTTTTCAATGGAGACCCCGTCCTTGAGCTGTCGCTCGGGGACAGTCTTGGCACCGTTTACGGGTTCGGGGTCGGTGACGTCAACGGAGACGGCCGGGCGGATGTCGCGGTGGCGAGGTCCGGGGCGTCTGATGTGCTGTTCCTAGCGGGCGGACATCGATGA
- a CDS encoding VOC family protein, protein MIHHEINYIEFYATDLSEAKRFYSAAFDWQFTDYGPAYCGIRKQEGDGETGGIAAAETVSSGGSLVILYSHDLESSLDAVRKAGGRISREIFSFPGGRRFHFRDPSGNELAVWSDGEPHT, encoded by the coding sequence ATGATCCATCACGAGATCAACTACATCGAGTTCTACGCCACCGATCTGTCGGAGGCAAAGCGTTTTTATTCCGCGGCGTTCGACTGGCAGTTCACGGACTACGGTCCCGCCTACTGCGGCATCAGGAAGCAGGAGGGGGACGGGGAGACCGGAGGCATCGCCGCTGCGGAGACCGTGTCCTCAGGCGGGTCCCTCGTCATCCTGTATTCGCACGATCTGGAGTCCTCCCTGGATGCGGTCAGGAAAGCCGGCGGACGTATCTCAAGGGAAATCTTCTCGTTCCCCGGAGGGCGGCGGTTCCATTTTCGGGATCCAAGCGGTAACGAGCTTGCAGTCTGGTCAGACGGAGAGCCTCACACATGA
- a CDS encoding ABC transporter permease, with the protein MLRNYLRIAFRTMLRHKGYAALNIAGLAVGLACAFFITLWIQDELSTDRFHEDGDRIYSVMRHSTFSGVKGTTESIPKPLAQALLDEYPEVENTVLWSWDTWMLLNHEQERMRINGRWAGPDFFEVFSFPLLVGNPQTALDAPDSIVLTESVAARFFGTDWRSREVLGQVITVNNRIDMTVTGVAADPPSTTQLNFNFVIPIEEFVSRNQWVEQWDNNGLRMFARLRAGTDLEAFNAKIIGMIDQRVDSYQTDLFFYPVSRKYLHNDWESGVQVGGRIEYVRAFGLVGLLIILIASINFMNLATARSSARAREIGVRKTIGATRESLATQFMGESLLKAALAFLIATLLVAAFMSSFNELTGKSVSLASLGSNMVLFLVIALGTGLLAGTYPAIYLSAFSVTSVFRKQSATTGGGAALRKGLVVTQFAMSIVLIVGTLTVYRQLDYIRTKDLGLDRENVAMVRLEGAMQDQFETFKNELLQVDGVVAVSTSNINPMNIGNDTIGVEWDGKDPENNTLFWNGNVGYDFTKTLGITIAQGRDFAPEYGSDTTNYIINWQAAEAMDMENPVGQEIVFWDRPGTIVGVMEDFHMESMYNPIRPVIFRHRPETFGQMYVRISGDRTQQALAGLERLYAQFNPDYLLNVRFMDEEFDESYRSEAVLGSLSNVFALVAIFIACLGLFGLASFTAEQRGKEIGIRKVLGASVPQMALLLSREFLLLVGAAFVIAAPIAYLVMNNWLAEFQYRVEMGLGILAAAGVATLLIAWLTVSYQSIRCALMDPVATLRSE; encoded by the coding sequence ATGCTCCGGAATTACCTCCGCATCGCCTTTCGCACCATGCTTCGGCACAAAGGTTATGCGGCCCTGAACATTGCGGGCCTTGCCGTGGGCCTCGCGTGCGCCTTCTTCATCACGCTGTGGATCCAGGACGAGCTGTCCACGGACCGTTTCCATGAGGATGGGGATCGCATCTACTCCGTGATGCGTCACTCCACGTTCTCCGGCGTCAAAGGCACAACAGAATCTATCCCCAAGCCGCTGGCACAGGCGCTGCTCGACGAATACCCCGAGGTCGAGAATACCGTGCTCTGGAGCTGGGACACCTGGATGCTCCTGAACCATGAGCAGGAACGCATGCGCATTAACGGGCGATGGGCAGGGCCCGACTTCTTCGAGGTCTTCTCCTTCCCGCTCCTGGTGGGCAATCCACAGACCGCGCTGGATGCGCCAGATTCCATCGTCCTGACAGAGTCGGTGGCGGCCCGTTTTTTCGGCACAGACTGGCGCTCCCGGGAGGTTCTCGGCCAGGTGATCACCGTCAACAACCGCATCGACATGACGGTGACCGGTGTGGCTGCAGACCCGCCTTCGACCACGCAGCTGAACTTCAACTTCGTCATCCCGATTGAGGAGTTCGTCTCCCGCAATCAGTGGGTTGAGCAGTGGGACAACAACGGGCTCCGCATGTTTGCGCGGCTGCGAGCCGGTACAGATCTCGAGGCATTCAACGCCAAGATCATCGGGATGATTGACCAGCGAGTCGACTCCTACCAGACCGATCTCTTCTTCTACCCTGTCAGCCGGAAGTACCTGCACAACGATTGGGAATCGGGCGTGCAGGTGGGGGGGCGTATCGAGTATGTGCGGGCGTTCGGTCTGGTGGGCCTGCTGATCATTCTCATCGCGAGCATCAACTTCATGAATCTGGCCACTGCTCGCAGTTCGGCCAGGGCGCGCGAGATCGGCGTGCGCAAGACCATCGGAGCCACACGCGAGTCGCTGGCCACCCAATTCATGGGTGAGTCACTGCTGAAGGCCGCGCTGGCTTTTCTGATCGCTACGCTGCTGGTCGCTGCGTTCATGTCCAGTTTCAACGAGCTGACAGGGAAGTCGGTATCTCTGGCCAGCCTGGGCTCGAACATGGTGCTGTTCCTGGTCATTGCTCTGGGCACCGGACTGTTGGCAGGCACCTATCCGGCCATCTACCTGTCGGCGTTCTCGGTTACGAGTGTGTTTCGCAAGCAGTCCGCGACCACGGGCGGGGGCGCGGCTCTGCGCAAAGGGCTGGTCGTCACCCAGTTCGCGATGTCGATTGTGCTCATTGTCGGCACACTCACCGTGTACCGGCAGCTGGACTACATCCGCACCAAGGACCTGGGCCTCGACCGGGAGAATGTGGCCATGGTGCGTCTGGAAGGGGCCATGCAGGACCAGTTCGAGACCTTCAAGAACGAGCTTCTCCAGGTCGATGGGGTGGTCGCTGTCTCGACCTCGAACATCAACCCCATGAACATCGGCAACGATACCATCGGCGTTGAGTGGGACGGCAAGGATCCAGAGAACAACACGCTGTTCTGGAATGGCAACGTAGGGTACGACTTCACGAAGACCCTGGGCATTACCATTGCCCAGGGGCGCGATTTCGCGCCAGAGTACGGGAGCGACACCACCAACTACATCATCAACTGGCAGGCGGCTGAGGCGATGGACATGGAGAATCCGGTGGGCCAGGAGATTGTCTTCTGGGACCGGCCCGGCACCATCGTGGGCGTCATGGAGGATTTCCACATGGAGTCCATGTACAACCCCATTCGCCCAGTGATCTTCCGGCACAGACCGGAGACGTTCGGCCAGATGTATGTCAGGATATCGGGAGACCGGACGCAACAAGCGCTGGCCGGCCTGGAGCGGCTGTATGCCCAGTTCAATCCCGATTACCTGCTGAATGTGCGCTTCATGGACGAGGAGTTCGACGAATCGTATCGCAGCGAGGCGGTGCTCGGCAGCCTGTCCAATGTGTTCGCGCTTGTAGCCATCTTCATCGCCTGCCTTGGACTGTTCGGGCTGGCTTCGTTTACCGCCGAGCAACGCGGCAAGGAGATTGGCATCCGCAAGGTGCTGGGTGCATCGGTCCCCCAGATGGCTCTCCTGCTGTCCCGGGAGTTTTTGCTGCTGGTAGGCGCTGCCTTTGTGATTGCGGCTCCCATTGCGTACCTGGTCATGAACAACTGGCTCGCCGAGTTTCAGTACCGCGTTGAGATGGGTCTCGGGATCCTGGCTGCCGCCGGTGTCGCGACGCTCCTGATCGCGTGGTTGACGGTGAGTTACCAGTCCATTCGATGTGCGCTCATGGATCCAGTGGCAACGCTCAGGTCGGAATAG
- a CDS encoding helix-turn-helix transcriptional regulator codes for MLSKDLTAATLRPAVLSILADGESYGYEIIKKAFKASDGQIEWAEGAIYPMLHRFERQGLIASRWKTAENGRRRKYYRLKPKGRESLASEKAQWKTAASLLNTLWGPEPCLT; via the coding sequence ATGCTCAGCAAGGACTTGACGGCCGCGACACTCCGCCCGGCGGTGCTGTCGATTCTCGCAGACGGCGAGAGCTACGGCTACGAGATCATCAAGAAGGCCTTCAAGGCCTCGGATGGCCAGATCGAATGGGCCGAAGGGGCCATCTACCCGATGCTACACCGGTTTGAGCGACAGGGCCTGATCGCTTCTCGCTGGAAGACCGCTGAGAACGGACGCCGCCGCAAGTACTACCGACTGAAACCCAAAGGTCGGGAATCGCTGGCGTCCGAAAAGGCCCAGTGGAAGACGGCGGCCAGTCTCCTGAACACGTTATGGGGTCCGGAACCATGTTTGACCTGA
- a CDS encoding aldo/keto reductase: MITRREWLRLTGGVGAGMALGLSPRDLLALQTDAVRTRAIPSTGVEIPIIGLGGRWININSTEEELADHRAVLHALAEGAEGAGRLFDSAAGYGRGGSETYAGEWAEADGFAENIFWATKVNVAPRGGGDADPTAVREQIERSFDRLRVDVIDLNQVHNLGDPPTQLGILQEYKQEGKIRHIGMTTTSSRRYGDLMDVMREYPLDFIGIDYAIDNRAAAEEIFPLAQDRGIAVMVYLPFGRSRMWSRIGDRPLPEWAAEFDAHTWAQFMLKFVVAHPAVTVAAPGTGDPEHMVDNLGGGRGRLPSEEHLKRMVELVDSLPDG; the protein is encoded by the coding sequence ATGATCACTCGACGAGAATGGCTTCGACTCACCGGAGGCGTCGGCGCCGGCATGGCGCTGGGACTCTCACCCCGTGATCTTCTTGCCCTGCAGACGGACGCGGTACGTACGCGGGCCATACCGTCAACGGGTGTCGAGATCCCCATCATTGGTCTGGGCGGACGCTGGATCAATATCAATTCGACCGAAGAAGAACTGGCCGATCACCGGGCGGTGCTTCATGCGCTTGCCGAGGGCGCAGAGGGCGCCGGACGGTTGTTCGACAGCGCGGCCGGATATGGCCGGGGTGGTTCCGAGACGTACGCAGGAGAGTGGGCCGAGGCGGACGGCTTTGCCGAAAACATCTTTTGGGCTACCAAGGTCAACGTGGCGCCGCGTGGCGGGGGCGATGCGGATCCAACGGCGGTACGAGAGCAGATTGAACGCTCGTTCGATCGCCTGCGAGTCGATGTCATCGATCTCAACCAGGTGCACAACCTGGGAGACCCGCCTACCCAGCTCGGCATCCTGCAGGAGTACAAGCAGGAGGGCAAGATTCGGCACATCGGCATGACCACCACGAGTTCGCGGCGGTACGGCGACCTCATGGATGTGATGCGTGAGTACCCGCTGGATTTCATCGGCATCGACTACGCCATCGACAACCGCGCGGCGGCAGAGGAGATCTTCCCGCTGGCCCAGGACCGGGGCATCGCCGTGATGGTGTACCTGCCATTTGGCCGGAGCCGAATGTGGAGCCGAATTGGAGACAGGCCGCTCCCCGAGTGGGCCGCGGAATTTGATGCGCACACCTGGGCGCAGTTCATGCTGAAGTTTGTAGTCGCTCACCCGGCGGTGACCGTGGCGGCGCCCGGCACCGGAGACCCCGAGCATATGGTGGACAACCTCGGGGGCGGCCGCGGACGGCTTCCTTCGGAGGAGCACCTCAAGCGCATGGTCGAGCTCGTGGACTCGCTGCCTGACGGCTAG
- a CDS encoding YdeI/OmpD-associated family protein, whose amino-acid sequence MPNTMITNIEDYFTVGCGRCERFATPDCSTRRWEAGLLDLRRLCIESGLTETVKWGHPCYMHADRNIAIIGAFRADYRLSFFNAALMQDQAGILQKSGPNSQHADMIRFTSNEQPAAQEPLIKAYLEEAMRYAEAGIKAPKVQTELELPDELLEAFQSDPELAVAFSQLTPGRQKSYVINLNSAKKSETRIARIAKYRDRILAGKGALERWNP is encoded by the coding sequence ATGCCGAACACCATGATCACCAACATCGAGGACTATTTCACCGTGGGATGCGGCCGGTGCGAGCGGTTCGCCACGCCGGACTGTTCGACGCGACGGTGGGAGGCCGGGCTGCTGGATTTGCGCCGCCTGTGCATTGAATCCGGACTGACCGAGACGGTGAAGTGGGGACACCCGTGCTACATGCACGCGGACCGCAACATTGCGATCATCGGGGCCTTCCGCGCTGACTATCGGCTCAGCTTCTTCAACGCGGCGCTGATGCAGGATCAGGCCGGGATCCTGCAAAAATCCGGGCCTAACAGTCAGCACGCGGACATGATTCGTTTTACTAGCAACGAGCAGCCTGCAGCGCAAGAGCCGTTGATCAAGGCCTACCTCGAGGAAGCAATGCGCTACGCCGAGGCCGGTATCAAGGCGCCCAAGGTGCAAACGGAACTGGAGCTTCCGGACGAACTCCTGGAGGCTTTCCAGTCCGATCCCGAACTCGCTGTAGCGTTCTCCCAGCTCACGCCGGGACGCCAGAAGAGCTATGTCATCAACCTGAATTCGGCCAAGAAGTCGGAAACACGCATTGCCCGCATCGCCAAATATCGGGATCGCATTCTCGCCGGAAAAGGGGCGCTCGAGCGATGGAATCCCTGA
- a CDS encoding alpha/beta fold hydrolase: MRSHLLAPLLLAAALTSCSPEAPINTEHYDFVSDGIRLVGLLDTPTEREPAATIILVHGYGETDVVAGNWYWGLRSHFASLGLNVLVWDKPGMGLSEGDFDINQPVQESAREVVAAVRALQTSGRPGTERVGLWGVSRAGWIAPLAMRDAPEIAFWISVSGVDAMENARYLIASNLPIEGRSEEETARVVRAWQQAFDAAALGGSYQDYLEAATVLAEEPFMQYLGWAQTASEADFVAYQAQFKQGTMVRDSEEGLAVYVPGFDSLLSALDMPVLALFGEKDTNVNWRRTAALYRETIGRNPQASLAIRTFPDANHNMRDAVTGSVREMRSQAGDLPYVHGYLDAMAAWLIEHEFAWALAP; encoded by the coding sequence ATGAGATCGCATCTGCTGGCCCCTTTGCTTCTGGCCGCAGCGCTGACAAGCTGCAGCCCTGAGGCACCGATCAACACTGAGCACTACGACTTTGTGTCGGACGGAATCCGCCTGGTCGGACTGCTCGATACGCCCACCGAGCGCGAGCCGGCGGCCACCATCATCCTTGTCCATGGCTATGGAGAGACCGACGTTGTGGCCGGCAACTGGTACTGGGGCCTTCGTAGCCACTTTGCCTCACTCGGTCTGAATGTGCTGGTCTGGGACAAGCCGGGGATGGGCCTGAGTGAGGGCGACTTTGACATCAATCAGCCCGTACAGGAAAGCGCGCGCGAGGTCGTGGCGGCCGTGCGAGCGCTCCAGACCTCCGGCCGTCCCGGGACCGAGCGAGTCGGATTATGGGGCGTCAGCAGGGCAGGCTGGATCGCTCCACTGGCCATGCGGGACGCCCCTGAGATCGCCTTCTGGATCTCGGTCAGCGGGGTGGATGCCATGGAGAATGCCCGCTACCTCATCGCCTCGAATTTGCCCATCGAGGGCCGATCTGAGGAGGAGACCGCGCGCGTGGTCCGGGCCTGGCAACAGGCGTTTGATGCGGCCGCACTGGGCGGCTCGTATCAGGACTACCTGGAGGCCGCGACTGTGCTGGCGGAGGAGCCGTTCATGCAATACTTGGGCTGGGCCCAAACCGCCTCTGAGGCTGACTTTGTGGCCTACCAGGCGCAGTTTAAGCAAGGGACCATGGTGCGCGACAGCGAAGAGGGTCTCGCTGTTTATGTGCCCGGATTCGATTCACTGCTTTCCGCCCTGGATATGCCCGTGCTGGCCCTCTTCGGCGAGAAAGACACCAACGTGAACTGGCGTCGCACCGCTGCCCTGTACCGGGAGACCATCGGCCGAAATCCGCAGGCATCCCTGGCCATTCGCACATTTCCCGACGCCAATCACAACATGCGGGACGCGGTGACTGGCAGCGTTCGGGAGATGCGCTCCCAGGCAGGGGACTTGCCCTATGTGCACGGGTACCTGGACGCCATGGCGGCATGGTTGATTGAGCATGAGTTTGCCTGGGCGCTGGCGCCATGA
- a CDS encoding DUF2200 domain-containing protein: protein MPTTTPEHDARVAKLTFAGVYPHYVTKVENKGRSKEELHRVIEWLTGFDDADLQRHIDAKSTFEEFFREADLNANATLIKGVICGYRIEDIETPLTRQARYLDKLVDELAKGRKMEKILREP from the coding sequence ATGCCGACCACGACCCCCGAACACGACGCGCGCGTTGCCAAGCTGACGTTCGCCGGCGTGTATCCGCACTACGTCACCAAAGTTGAGAACAAGGGACGGAGCAAAGAGGAATTGCACCGCGTGATCGAGTGGCTGACCGGCTTTGACGATGCCGACCTGCAGCGCCACATCGACGCCAAGTCCACCTTTGAGGAGTTCTTTCGGGAGGCGGACCTCAACGCGAACGCAACCCTCATCAAGGGGGTCATCTGCGGCTACCGCATCGAGGACATTGAGACGCCGCTTACGCGCCAGGCGCGTTACCTGGACAAGTTGGTCGATGAGTTGGCAAAGGGCCGGAAAATGGAGAAGATCCTTCGGGAGCCGTAG
- a CDS encoding crotonase/enoyl-CoA hydratase family protein translates to MNLETIAVSESDGIAHIELNRPEKANAFNGTMWQDLRRAFEWLHESSARVGVLSGRGKHFSAGIDLALLGRLQAEVEGLPAEGRVRKLLAFILDLQHCVGAIEACHKPVLAAVHGACIGGAVDVITACDMRYATERARFSVKEVDLGIVADLGTLQRLPGLIGDGLARELAYTGREFDGEEARSMRLLNQAFQDRDTMMTTVMGLAGTIAGKSPATVRGIKESMNFSRDHSVAEGLSHVAQRNAQKGHG, encoded by the coding sequence ATGAATCTCGAAACCATCGCCGTCAGCGAATCCGACGGCATCGCCCACATCGAACTCAATCGCCCCGAAAAGGCCAATGCGTTCAACGGCACGATGTGGCAGGATCTTCGCCGCGCGTTCGAGTGGCTGCACGAAAGCTCAGCCAGAGTCGGCGTGCTCTCAGGCCGCGGCAAGCACTTCAGCGCCGGGATTGATCTCGCGCTGCTCGGCCGGTTGCAGGCGGAGGTCGAAGGTCTGCCGGCGGAAGGACGTGTGCGGAAGTTGCTCGCATTCATCCTCGACCTCCAGCACTGTGTCGGCGCCATTGAGGCATGCCACAAACCCGTGCTCGCGGCCGTCCACGGCGCGTGTATCGGGGGAGCGGTGGACGTGATCACCGCCTGTGACATGCGCTACGCCACCGAGCGTGCTCGATTCTCCGTGAAGGAGGTTGATTTGGGCATCGTGGCGGACCTGGGCACCCTCCAGCGCTTGCCCGGATTGATTGGCGATGGGCTCGCGCGCGAGTTGGCGTATACAGGCCGGGAGTTCGATGGCGAGGAGGCCAGGTCCATGCGCCTGCTCAACCAGGCCTTCCAGGATCGGGACACCATGATGACGACGGTGATGGGACTGGCCGGTACCATCGCCGGCAAGTCCCCGGCGACGGTGCGAGGAATCAAGGAGTCGATGAACTTCAGCCGCGACCACAGCGTGGCCGAAGGCCTTTCACACGTCGCCCAGCGCAACGCCCAGAAAGGTCACGGATGA
- a CDS encoding PadR family transcriptional regulator encodes MEKSPLGEFEELVLLAAHGLGGDAYTVSIQERIEQHAGRMAALGAIYTALRRLKDKGFLTSEMGPSTPQRGGKRKRMYTVTPSGKEALYLVRQTRNRLWQEVSGRPAWILS; translated from the coding sequence ATGGAAAAGTCCCCACTAGGCGAGTTTGAGGAGCTGGTGCTGTTGGCCGCCCATGGGCTGGGAGGTGATGCCTACACGGTCTCGATCCAGGAGCGCATTGAACAGCATGCCGGCCGAATGGCAGCGCTTGGAGCCATCTACACGGCCTTGCGGCGCCTGAAGGACAAAGGCTTCCTCACTTCGGAGATGGGCCCGTCCACCCCGCAGCGCGGCGGCAAGCGCAAGCGAATGTATACGGTCACTCCCAGCGGCAAGGAGGCCCTGTACCTGGTGCGCCAGACGCGAAACCGCCTGTGGCAGGAAGTGAGCGGAAGACCCGCCTGGATCCTCTCATGA